A single Micromonospora sp. CCTCC AA 2012012 DNA region contains:
- a CDS encoding SMI1/KNR4 family protein translates to MNMRVDESWRRITTWLAHHAPVTAAAIRPPAGAAEVRRTEEVMGRALPEDLLAWWGLMDGIADADYRGGSPIPTFYMPLPVVGVRERFAELSRYSNRDCCGPGGAHATVAGQRMFGFCTATVPICWSLGGGMLLVDLRGGPRHGRITEWHADEGYFETGWGGTAAMLDDVADQLDDPSRTEIVEDGRLHWT, encoded by the coding sequence GTGAACATGCGGGTCGACGAATCATGGCGGCGTATCACCACCTGGCTGGCGCACCACGCGCCGGTGACTGCGGCAGCGATTCGCCCACCGGCAGGCGCTGCAGAGGTCCGCCGTACCGAGGAGGTGATGGGACGTGCGCTGCCGGAAGACCTGCTCGCGTGGTGGGGGCTGATGGACGGCATCGCTGATGCCGACTACCGGGGCGGGTCCCCGATCCCCACCTTCTACATGCCGCTACCGGTGGTCGGCGTGCGCGAACGGTTCGCCGAACTCTCGCGGTACTCCAACCGGGACTGCTGCGGTCCGGGCGGGGCGCATGCCACCGTGGCCGGGCAACGGATGTTCGGGTTCTGCACCGCCACCGTCCCGATCTGCTGGTCCCTGGGCGGCGGCATGCTCCTGGTGGACCTGCGCGGTGGTCCGCGCCACGGCCGCATCACAGAGTGGCATGCGGACGAGGGGTACTTCGAGACCGGCTGGGGCGGAACGGCGGCAATGCTCGACGACGTCGCCGACCAGCTCGACGACCCGTCGCGGACCGAGATCGTCGAGGACGGCAGACTCCACTGGACCTGA